From a region of the Stenotrophomonas sp. BIO128-Bstrain genome:
- a CDS encoding mechanosensitive ion channel domain-containing protein: MDWQQAALYLWPISIALVIGITGWWLLMALTRRLKNRDYRRARIARVISRPLAFALPLLLLIPALEATPLHGRWLDQSLRLLHIGLTGCFIWLLVRAVAAGEQAILRDHPMEVADNLEARRIQTQTRVLSRVLMGAIILVGVSLILLTFPMVRQIGTALLASAGIIGLVAGIAAKPVFGNLIAGLQIALTQPIRLDDVVIVEGEWGRVEEINSSYVVVRIWDARRMVVPLTWFIEHPFQNWTRRSADLLGTAFLWLDYTAPIPAIRAELERICKGEALWDGQVCVTQVTETSEHTLQVRLLVSARNSGDAFDLRCIVRERMLDFLAREHPQALPRTRAELNQEVTPTRRPRSQPAEDVRSPGAEDGEPAILPDPGDASR, encoded by the coding sequence GTGGACTGGCAGCAGGCAGCGCTGTATCTATGGCCGATCTCGATCGCACTGGTGATCGGGATCACGGGCTGGTGGTTGCTGATGGCGTTGACGCGGCGCTTGAAAAACCGCGATTACCGCCGCGCCCGCATCGCGCGCGTGATCAGCCGGCCGCTGGCGTTCGCGCTGCCGCTGCTGCTGCTGATTCCTGCGCTGGAAGCCACGCCGCTGCACGGGCGTTGGCTGGATCAGTCACTGCGCCTGCTGCATATCGGCCTGACCGGCTGCTTCATCTGGCTGCTGGTGCGCGCGGTCGCTGCCGGCGAGCAGGCGATCCTGCGCGACCACCCGATGGAGGTGGCCGACAATCTCGAAGCGCGTCGCATCCAGACCCAGACCCGGGTGCTGAGCCGCGTGCTGATGGGCGCGATCATCCTGGTCGGCGTCTCGCTGATCCTGCTGACCTTCCCGATGGTGCGCCAGATCGGCACCGCGTTGCTGGCCTCGGCCGGCATCATCGGCCTGGTCGCCGGTATCGCGGCCAAGCCGGTGTTCGGCAACCTGATCGCCGGCCTGCAGATCGCCTTGACCCAGCCGATCCGGCTGGACGATGTGGTGATCGTGGAAGGTGAGTGGGGCCGGGTGGAGGAGATCAACAGCAGCTACGTGGTGGTGCGGATCTGGGATGCGCGGCGGATGGTGGTGCCCCTGACGTGGTTCATCGAGCACCCGTTCCAGAACTGGACACGGCGCAGTGCGGACCTGCTTGGCACTGCCTTCCTGTGGCTGGATTACACCGCGCCGATCCCGGCGATCCGCGCTGAACTGGAGCGGATCTGCAAAGGCGAGGCACTGTGGGACGGCCAGGTCTGCGTAACCCAGGTGACCGAAACCAGCGAGCACACCCTGCAGGTGCGCCTGCTGGTGAGCGCGCGCAACTCCGGCGATGCATTCGATCTGCGCTGCATCGTGCGCGAGCGGATGCTCGATTTCCTGGCGCGCGAGCATCCGCAGGCGCTGCCGCGCACCCGTGCCGAGCTCAACCAGGAAGTGACGCCCACGCGCCGGCCGCGCTCGCAGCCGGCCGAGGATGTGCGCTCGCCCGGGGCCGAGGATGGTGAGCCGGCGATCCTGCCGGACCCGGGCGATGCATCCCGGTAG
- a CDS encoding peptidylprolyl isomerase has translation MSLIATFDTTQGPIKVELFADKAPLTVANFVNLVKHGFYDGLIFHRVIPDFMIQGGCPQGRGTGGPGYKFEDEKNGVKHQVGSLSMANAGPNTNGSQFFITHIKTDWLDGKHTVFGQVLDGQAIVDSVKQGDVIHSITLEGDTDAVLAAQAERVAEWNKLIPSA, from the coding sequence ATGTCCCTCATCGCCACTTTCGACACCACCCAGGGCCCGATCAAGGTCGAGCTGTTCGCCGACAAGGCCCCGCTGACGGTCGCCAACTTCGTGAACCTGGTCAAGCACGGCTTCTATGACGGCCTGATCTTCCACCGCGTCATCCCCGACTTCATGATCCAGGGCGGCTGCCCGCAGGGTCGTGGCACCGGCGGCCCGGGCTACAAGTTCGAAGATGAAAAGAATGGCGTGAAGCATCAGGTCGGTTCGCTGTCGATGGCCAATGCCGGCCCGAACACCAACGGCAGCCAGTTCTTCATCACCCACATCAAGACCGATTGGCTGGACGGCAAGCACACCGTGTTCGGCCAGGTCCTGGACGGCCAGGCCATCGTGGACTCGGTCAAGCAGGGCGATGTGATCCATTCGATCACCCTGGAAGGCGACACCGACGCCGTGCTGGCCGCCCAGGCCGAGCGCGTGGCGGAGTGGAACAAGCTGATCCCCAGCGCCTGA
- a CDS encoding amidase, translating to MRLTLTSLMLIALAGCSPGPAPLHARESPAAAPPTSAPIPFAYAEADIADLQARMASGELDSVTLARAYLDRIARLDRAGPRLRAVIELNPDALREAAQLDAERRRGQLRGPLHGIPVLLKDNIGASPMSTTAGSLALEGFRPDDAFLVKRLRAAGALILGKTNLSEWANFRSSQSVSGWSARGGQTRNPYRLSHSPCGSSSGSAVAVSANLAVAAIGTETDGSIVCPAAVNGVVGLKPTVGLVSREGILPISFSQDTAGPMARSVADAAALLTAMAGRDEADPATATMPGRAVYDYTSRLNADGLRGARVGVLYGDLMQKPGIAPALQHAVAVLRDAGATVVPVQLPTQGQWQDAERIVLMHEFKAGLQRYFTTYQAPVRSLEDVIAWNRQHAGKELALFDQDLMETAAAMGGPGTPAYIRARSDARRLAGPEGIDAVLREQKLDALVAPTTGVAWPIRPGSGDDFPGESYSAAAVAGYPSLTVPMAHVNGLPLGLLFMGTAWSEPRLIELGYAYEQRTRARRPPRFQTDSLLTNAVAP from the coding sequence ATGCGCCTGACACTGACATCACTGATGCTCATCGCACTGGCCGGCTGCAGCCCGGGCCCGGCGCCCCTGCACGCCCGTGAGTCGCCTGCCGCGGCACCGCCCACCAGCGCGCCGATTCCCTTCGCCTACGCCGAAGCCGACATCGCCGATCTGCAGGCGCGCATGGCCAGCGGCGAGCTGGACAGCGTCACCCTGGCCCGCGCCTACCTGGACCGCATCGCTCGCCTCGACCGCGCCGGCCCGCGCCTGCGCGCGGTCATCGAGCTCAACCCGGACGCACTACGCGAGGCCGCCCAACTGGACGCCGAGCGCCGCCGGGGCCAGCTCCGCGGCCCGCTGCACGGCATCCCGGTGCTGCTCAAGGACAACATCGGCGCCAGCCCCATGAGTACCACCGCCGGCTCGCTCGCACTGGAAGGCTTCCGCCCCGACGATGCGTTCCTGGTCAAACGGCTGCGCGCGGCCGGCGCGCTGATCCTGGGCAAGACCAACCTGAGCGAATGGGCCAACTTCCGCTCCAGCCAATCGGTCTCTGGCTGGAGCGCGCGTGGCGGACAGACCCGCAACCCGTATCGGCTCAGCCACAGCCCCTGCGGCTCCAGCAGCGGCAGCGCGGTGGCGGTGTCGGCCAACCTGGCGGTGGCGGCGATCGGCACGGAAACCGATGGCAGCATCGTCTGCCCGGCCGCCGTCAACGGCGTGGTCGGGCTGAAACCGACCGTCGGCCTGGTCAGCCGCGAAGGCATCCTTCCGATCTCCTTCAGCCAGGACACCGCCGGCCCGATGGCGCGCAGCGTCGCCGATGCGGCGGCCCTGCTGACCGCCATGGCCGGCCGCGACGAGGCCGACCCGGCCACCGCGACCATGCCCGGGCGCGCGGTCTACGACTACACCTCCCGCCTGAACGCCGATGGCCTGCGCGGCGCGCGGGTCGGCGTGCTGTATGGCGACCTGATGCAGAAGCCGGGCATCGCCCCGGCCCTGCAGCATGCCGTGGCCGTGCTGCGCGACGCCGGCGCCACCGTGGTGCCGGTGCAGTTGCCGACCCAGGGCCAGTGGCAGGACGCCGAGCGCATCGTGCTGATGCACGAGTTCAAGGCCGGGCTGCAGCGCTACTTCACCACCTACCAGGCCCCGGTGCGCAGCCTGGAGGACGTGATCGCCTGGAACCGGCAGCACGCGGGCAAGGAGCTGGCGCTGTTCGACCAGGACCTGATGGAAACCGCTGCCGCCATGGGCGGGCCGGGCACCCCTGCGTACATCCGCGCACGCAGTGACGCACGCCGCTTGGCCGGCCCCGAGGGCATCGATGCGGTGCTGCGCGAGCAGAAACTGGATGCGCTGGTGGCCCCGACCACCGGCGTGGCCTGGCCGATCCGGCCGGGCAGTGGCGATGACTTCCCGGGCGAGAGCTACAGCGCTGCCGCCGTGGCCGGCTACCCGAGCCTGACCGTGCCCATGGCGCACGTGAACGGCCTGCCGCTGGGCCTGCTGTTCATGGGCACCGCGTGGAGCGAGCCGCGCCTGATCGAACTGGGCTACGCCTACGAGCAGCGCACGCGGGCGCGCCGCCCACCACGCTTCCAGACCGACAGTCTGCTGACGAACGCCGTCGCGCCCTGA
- a CDS encoding disulfide bond formation protein B translates to MNPLRWSFRAQFLLGFLVCAALLGYAIFLQLKMGLEPCPLCIFQRIAFAALGLLFLIGALHGPRDPAGRKTYGVLAFIAAAVGIGIAGRHVYVQLLPQDMGSSCGPPLSFLSETMGPFEVFRTVLTGTGNCGNIDWQFLGLTMPMWSLVWFAALALWALVTAFRARRRH, encoded by the coding sequence ATGAATCCATTGCGTTGGAGTTTCCGCGCCCAGTTCCTGCTGGGGTTCCTGGTCTGCGCGGCGCTGTTGGGGTATGCGATCTTCCTGCAGCTGAAGATGGGGCTGGAGCCGTGCCCGTTGTGCATCTTCCAGCGGATCGCGTTCGCGGCGCTGGGGCTGCTGTTCCTGATCGGGGCGCTGCACGGTCCGCGTGATCCGGCCGGGCGGAAGACGTATGGCGTGCTGGCCTTCATCGCGGCGGCTGTCGGTATCGGCATTGCCGGGCGCCATGTGTATGTGCAGTTGCTGCCGCAGGACATGGGCTCGAGCTGCGGGCCACCGTTGAGCTTCCTCAGCGAGACGATGGGGCCGTTCGAGGTGTTCCGCACGGTGCTGACCGGTACCGGCAACTGCGGCAACATCGATTGGCAGTTCCTGGGCCTGACGATGCCGATGTGGAGCCTGGTGTGGTTCGCGGCATTGGCGCTGTGGGCGCTGGTGACGGCGTTCCGTGCGCGTCGCCGCCACTGA
- a CDS encoding DUF2127 domain-containing protein: MTDKPYNPDPHKHPGLHLIALLEASKAVLALLAATGLEMLGPQPLRDAVNALIRRFSLDPDHGTLPSLLNMISPDAVHLAAAAMVAYGVLHLFEAWGLWRAKAWASWLGCVTAGIYLPFDIYAILRHPGWASWSVLVINLIVVGVLARDIRKRHGKAANAA, translated from the coding sequence GTGACCGACAAGCCCTACAACCCGGATCCTCACAAGCATCCGGGGCTTCACCTGATCGCCTTGCTGGAAGCCAGCAAGGCGGTTCTGGCGCTGTTGGCTGCGACCGGGCTGGAAATGCTCGGCCCGCAGCCCCTGCGCGATGCGGTCAATGCCTTGATCCGCCGGTTCAGTCTGGACCCGGATCACGGCACCCTGCCCTCGCTGCTCAACATGATCAGCCCCGATGCCGTGCATCTGGCGGCTGCTGCGATGGTCGCCTATGGCGTCCTGCACCTTTTCGAGGCCTGGGGCCTCTGGCGCGCCAAAGCCTGGGCCTCCTGGCTGGGCTGCGTCACCGCCGGCATCTACCTGCCGTTCGATATCTACGCCATTCTCCGTCACCCGGGCTGGGCCTCGTGGTCGGTGCTGGTGATCAATCTGATCGTGGTCGGCGTGCTCGCCCGCGATATCCGCAAACGCCATGGCAAGGCCGCCAACGCGGCTTGA
- a CDS encoding TonB-dependent receptor produces the protein MKPSLLATGIAVSLALTGLPALAAAPANATPAVTDLDAVTVSAQLDQARNALSPDIGSSQYQITAEDIQNLPLGASTPLNQVLLQAPGVVQDSYGGVHVRGDHANLQYRLNGVLLPESISGFGQTLDARAIKSLRLMDGALPAQFGERTAAVVDITTRSGAELGNGGSAGLTAGSYGKVNPNASWWGSQGRWSWYLTGNYDQNQIGMENPTASRRPDHDDTHQGKAFADLTYLVNDATRLSLFAGFSNNRFQIPVNPGQSPQFGYLDTVNADSAALDENQRETTRFGMLVLQGTVGDTAYQVSAGQRYSDLSFDPDLAGDLIFNGVASQVERSNRANSVQADFSTPLGENHTLRYGLYVNAERARAGSDTWVFPVDADGQQASTTPLRILDANAFNATTTAVYLQDEWRLGDDWTINYGLRGDRYKAFSGTEGQLSPRLGVVWNASDSTTVHAGYSRYFTPPASELVASSDIALYEGTTNQQPAGGSTIPLSERSDYYDIGVSQQIGDHLTLGLDAYDRKVDRLQDEGQFGAAYIYSTFNYRYGHIHGVEFSADYSNGPLSAYVNAAYNKAMGKQVITGQYNLDPEALAYVQDNWIHLDHDQKLTSSGGISYAFAGHNRLGADYVFGSGLRSDADGVPNGGELPAYLQLNLSAGHDFNADSGHPLHAQLALVNALDRSYQLRDGGGIGVFAPQWGPRRGAYLSLQQDF, from the coding sequence ATGAAGCCCTCCCTGCTTGCTACCGGTATTGCTGTTTCCCTGGCCTTGACCGGCCTGCCCGCCCTCGCCGCCGCCCCTGCCAACGCCACCCCCGCCGTCACCGATCTGGATGCCGTCACCGTCAGCGCCCAGCTCGACCAGGCGCGCAACGCCCTGTCGCCGGATATCGGCAGCAGCCAGTACCAGATCACCGCCGAAGACATCCAGAACCTGCCGCTGGGTGCCTCCACCCCGTTGAACCAGGTGCTGCTGCAGGCACCGGGCGTGGTCCAAGACTCGTACGGCGGCGTGCACGTGCGCGGCGACCACGCCAACCTGCAGTACCGGCTCAACGGCGTGCTGCTGCCCGAATCGATCTCCGGCTTCGGCCAGACCCTGGACGCCCGCGCGATCAAGAGCCTCCGCCTGATGGATGGCGCCCTGCCGGCACAGTTTGGCGAGCGCACCGCCGCCGTGGTCGACATCACCACCCGCAGCGGCGCCGAGCTGGGCAATGGCGGCAGCGCCGGCCTCACCGCCGGCTCCTACGGCAAGGTCAACCCCAACGCCTCGTGGTGGGGCAGCCAGGGCCGCTGGAGCTGGTACCTGACCGGCAACTACGACCAGAACCAGATCGGCATGGAAAATCCCACCGCCTCGCGCCGGCCGGACCACGATGACACCCACCAGGGCAAGGCGTTCGCCGACCTGACCTACCTGGTCAACGACGCCACCCGCCTGAGCCTGTTCGCCGGCTTCTCCAACAACCGCTTCCAGATTCCGGTCAACCCCGGCCAGAGCCCGCAGTTCGGCTACCTGGATACGGTGAACGCCGACTCGGCCGCGCTGGACGAGAACCAGCGCGAGACCACCCGCTTCGGCATGCTGGTGCTGCAGGGAACAGTGGGCGACACCGCCTACCAGGTCTCGGCCGGCCAGCGCTACAGCGACCTGTCCTTCGACCCGGACCTCGCCGGCGACCTCATCTTCAACGGCGTGGCCTCGCAGGTGGAGCGCAGCAATCGCGCCAACAGCGTGCAGGCCGATTTCTCCACGCCGCTGGGTGAGAACCACACGCTGCGCTATGGCTTGTACGTCAACGCCGAGCGCGCCCGCGCCGGCAGCGACACCTGGGTCTTCCCGGTCGATGCCGACGGCCAGCAGGCCAGCACGACGCCGCTGCGCATCCTCGACGCCAATGCCTTCAACGCCACCACCACGGCTGTCTACCTGCAGGACGAATGGCGCCTGGGCGACGACTGGACGATCAACTACGGCCTGCGCGGCGACCGTTACAAGGCCTTCAGTGGCACCGAGGGCCAGCTCAGCCCGCGCCTGGGCGTGGTCTGGAACGCCAGCGACAGCACCACCGTGCACGCCGGCTACTCGCGCTACTTCACCCCACCGGCCAGCGAACTGGTGGCCAGCAGCGACATCGCCCTCTATGAGGGCACCACCAACCAGCAACCGGCCGGCGGCAGCACGATCCCGCTGTCCGAGCGCAGCGATTACTACGACATCGGCGTCTCCCAGCAGATCGGCGATCACCTCACCCTCGGCCTGGACGCCTATGACCGCAAGGTCGACCGGCTGCAGGACGAAGGCCAGTTCGGCGCCGCCTATATCTACTCGACCTTCAACTATCGCTACGGGCATATCCACGGCGTGGAATTCAGCGCCGACTACAGCAATGGCCCGCTCAGCGCCTACGTCAACGCGGCCTACAACAAGGCCATGGGCAAGCAGGTCATCACCGGCCAGTACAACCTGGATCCGGAAGCACTGGCCTATGTCCAGGACAACTGGATCCACCTGGACCACGACCAGAAACTGACCTCCTCCGGCGGCATCAGCTACGCCTTCGCCGGCCACAATCGTCTTGGCGCCGACTACGTCTTCGGTAGCGGCCTGCGCTCGGACGCCGACGGCGTCCCCAACGGTGGCGAACTCCCCGCCTACCTCCAGCTCAACCTGAGCGCCGGCCACGACTTCAACGCCGACAGCGGCCACCCGCTGCACGCACAGCTGGCCCTGGTCAACGCACTGGACCGCAGCTACCAGCTGCGCGACGGCGGCGGGATCGGCGTCTTCGCCCCGCAGTGGGGCCCGCGCCGTGGCGCCTACCTCAGCCTGCAGCAGGACTTCTGA
- a CDS encoding 3-deoxy-7-phosphoheptulonate synthase class II → MSLSAPPVADPAATAVDAAWSPESWRGKPALQMPTYPDPLALDASLHELKRLPPLVTSWEILALKQQLADAQEGKRFLLQGGDCAENFSDCESTTISNRLKVLLQMSLVLVHGMRKPVIRVGRFAGQYAKPRSADTETRDGVTLPSYRGDVINAPEFTEAARLPDPRRMLQAHAHSAMTMNFVRALIDGGFADLHHPEYWNLEWVRHSPLATDYQKMVSSIGDAVRFMETLSGTQVYNLNRIDFYTSHEALLLPYEQALTRQVPRQQGWLNLSTHYPWIGMRTAALDGAHVEYLRGVRNPIAIKVGPSVQPDQLLRLIDVLNPDDEPGRLSFIHRMGAAQIAQKLPPLLNAVKRDGRRVLWVCDAMHGNTESTSNGYKTRRFDNVRGEVEMSFDLHAAAGTRLGGVHLELTGEDVTECTGGARELTERDLERAYRSSVDPRLNYEQSLEIAMAIVRKQAHYAD, encoded by the coding sequence ATGAGCCTGTCCGCCCCCCCCGTAGCCGATCCCGCCGCGACCGCCGTCGACGCTGCCTGGTCGCCGGAGAGCTGGCGTGGCAAGCCGGCGCTGCAGATGCCGACCTACCCGGACCCGCTGGCGCTGGATGCCTCGCTGCACGAGCTCAAGCGGCTGCCGCCGCTGGTGACCTCCTGGGAGATCCTGGCGCTCAAGCAGCAGCTGGCCGATGCCCAGGAAGGCAAGCGCTTCCTGCTGCAGGGCGGTGACTGCGCGGAGAACTTCAGCGACTGCGAATCCACCACCATCTCCAACCGGCTCAAGGTGCTGCTGCAGATGAGCCTGGTGCTGGTGCACGGCATGCGCAAGCCGGTGATCCGGGTCGGGCGTTTCGCCGGGCAGTACGCCAAGCCGCGCTCGGCCGATACCGAAACCCGCGACGGCGTGACCCTGCCCAGCTACCGCGGCGACGTGATCAATGCGCCGGAATTCACCGAAGCTGCCCGTCTGCCGGACCCACGCCGGATGCTGCAGGCGCATGCGCATTCGGCGATGACCATGAACTTCGTGCGGGCGCTGATCGATGGCGGCTTCGCCGATCTGCACCACCCCGAGTACTGGAACCTGGAGTGGGTGCGGCATTCGCCGCTGGCCACCGATTACCAGAAGATGGTGTCCTCGATCGGCGACGCGGTGCGCTTCATGGAAACGCTGTCCGGCACGCAGGTGTACAACCTCAACCGGATCGACTTCTACACCTCGCACGAAGCGCTGCTGCTGCCCTACGAGCAGGCGCTGACCCGGCAGGTGCCGCGCCAGCAGGGTTGGTTGAACCTGAGCACGCACTACCCGTGGATCGGCATGCGCACCGCGGCGCTGGATGGCGCGCACGTGGAATACCTGCGTGGCGTGCGCAATCCGATCGCGATCAAGGTCGGCCCGTCCGTGCAGCCGGACCAGCTGCTGCGCCTGATCGATGTGCTCAACCCCGATGACGAGCCGGGCCGCCTGAGTTTCATCCACCGCATGGGCGCGGCGCAGATCGCGCAGAAGCTGCCGCCGCTGTTGAATGCGGTCAAGCGCGATGGCCGGCGCGTGCTGTGGGTGTGCGATGCGATGCATGGCAATACCGAGAGCACCAGCAATGGCTACAAGACGCGCCGTTTCGACAATGTGCGTGGCGAGGTCGAGATGTCCTTCGATCTGCATGCCGCGGCCGGCACGCGGTTGGGCGGCGTGCACCTGGAGCTGACCGGGGAGGACGTGACCGAATGCACCGGCGGCGCCCGCGAGCTGACCGAACGCGACCTGGAGCGTGCCTACCGCTCCTCCGTCGATCCGCGCCTGAACTACGAGCAGTCGCTGGAGATCGCGATGGCGATCGTGCGCAAGCAGGCGCATTACGCCGACTGA
- the rplQ gene encoding 50S ribosomal protein L17 produces the protein MRHMKSGRKFNRTSAHREAMFKNMAASLFKHELIKTTLPKAKELRRVAEPLITLAKVDSVANRRLAFARLRDNEAVGNLFTTLGPRYANRPGGYLRLLKCGFRAGDNAPMAYVELVDRPAAVAEAVEE, from the coding sequence ATGCGTCATATGAAGTCCGGTCGCAAGTTCAACCGCACCAGCGCCCATCGCGAAGCAATGTTCAAGAACATGGCCGCGTCGCTGTTCAAGCACGAGCTGATCAAGACCACCCTGCCGAAGGCCAAGGAACTGCGCCGCGTTGCCGAGCCGCTGATCACCCTGGCCAAGGTTGATTCGGTTGCCAACCGTCGTCTGGCGTTTGCTCGCCTGCGCGACAACGAAGCCGTCGGCAATCTGTTCACCACCCTGGGCCCGCGTTACGCGAACCGTCCGGGCGGCTACCTGCGTCTGCTGAAGTGCGGTTTCCGCGCTGGCGACAATGCGCCGATGGCCTATGTGGAGCTGGTCGATCGCCCGGCTGCTGTGGCTGAAGCCGTCGAAGAGTAA
- the typA gene encoding translational GTPase TypA, producing MSIENLRNIAIVAHVDHGKTTLVDQLLKQSGTLSERTVLAERVMDSNDQEKERGITILAKNTAITWEDKKTGIKNRINIVDTPGHADFGGEVERVLSMVDTVLILVDAMDGPMPQTRFVTQKAFAMGFKPIVVVNKVDRPGSRPDWVIDQVFDLFDKLGATNEQLDFPIVYASALNGYAGLEDTVRDGDMTPLYEAIMQHAPKPEVDPEGPFQMRISQLDYNNFVGVIGIGRVQRGTLKKNMQVAVIDREGKKRNGKVAQVLGFLGLERIEQDTAEAGDIIAISGIPELTISDTLCHPDTPEALPALTVDEPTISMTFQVNNSPFAGNKDLSGGKFLTSRQIKDRLDREQVHNVALKVEQLEDADKFLVSGRGELHLSVLIENMRREGYELAVSRPEVIIKQIDGQAMEPIEQLVVDIEEQHQGGVMEKLGTRKGQLKNMEPDGKGRVRLEYQIPARGLIGFQNEFKTLTQGSGLLFHVFDHYGPKEQGSIAKRQNGVMIANAPGATPAYSLGPLQERGKLFAAEGDNVYEGQLVGIHSKDNDLTVNAIKTKPLTNMRASGKDDAIQLTPAIKYSLEQALDFIEDDELVEITPKEIRLRKKGLTESDRKKASRGG from the coding sequence ATGTCTATCGAAAATCTTCGCAACATCGCCATCGTCGCCCACGTCGACCACGGTAAGACCACCCTCGTCGACCAGCTGCTCAAGCAGTCCGGCACCCTCTCCGAGCGCACCGTGCTCGCCGAGCGCGTGATGGACAGCAATGACCAGGAAAAGGAACGCGGCATCACCATCCTGGCCAAGAACACGGCCATCACCTGGGAAGACAAGAAGACCGGCATCAAGAACCGGATCAACATCGTCGACACCCCGGGACACGCCGACTTCGGCGGCGAAGTGGAGCGCGTGCTGTCGATGGTCGACACCGTGCTGATCCTCGTCGATGCGATGGACGGCCCGATGCCGCAGACCCGCTTCGTGACCCAGAAGGCCTTCGCGATGGGCTTCAAGCCGATCGTCGTGGTCAACAAGGTCGACCGTCCGGGCTCGCGTCCGGATTGGGTGATCGACCAGGTCTTCGACCTGTTCGACAAGCTCGGCGCCACCAATGAGCAGCTGGACTTCCCGATCGTCTACGCCTCGGCCCTGAACGGCTACGCCGGCCTGGAAGACACCGTGCGCGACGGCGACATGACCCCGCTGTACGAAGCGATCATGCAGCACGCGCCGAAGCCGGAAGTGGACCCGGAAGGTCCGTTCCAGATGCGCATCAGCCAGCTGGACTACAACAACTTCGTGGGCGTGATCGGCATCGGTCGCGTGCAGCGCGGCACCCTGAAGAAGAACATGCAGGTCGCGGTCATCGATCGCGAAGGCAAGAAGCGCAACGGCAAGGTCGCGCAGGTGCTGGGCTTCCTGGGCCTGGAGCGCATCGAGCAGGATACCGCCGAGGCCGGTGACATCATCGCCATCTCGGGCATTCCGGAACTGACCATCTCCGACACCCTGTGCCACCCGGACACCCCGGAAGCGCTGCCGGCACTGACCGTCGATGAGCCGACGATCTCGATGACCTTCCAGGTCAACAACTCGCCGTTCGCCGGCAACAAGGACCTGTCCGGTGGCAAGTTCCTGACCAGCCGCCAGATCAAGGACCGCCTGGACCGCGAGCAGGTCCACAACGTGGCCCTGAAGGTGGAACAGCTGGAAGACGCCGACAAGTTCCTGGTCTCCGGCCGTGGCGAACTGCACCTGTCGGTGCTGATCGAGAACATGCGTCGTGAAGGCTACGAGCTGGCCGTGTCGCGCCCGGAAGTGATCATCAAGCAGATCGACGGCCAGGCCATGGAGCCGATCGAGCAGCTGGTGGTGGACATCGAAGAGCAGCACCAGGGCGGCGTGATGGAAAAGCTGGGCACCCGCAAGGGCCAGCTGAAGAACATGGAGCCGGACGGCAAGGGCCGCGTGCGCCTGGAGTACCAGATCCCGGCCCGTGGCCTGATCGGTTTCCAGAACGAGTTCAAGACCCTGACCCAGGGTTCGGGCCTGCTGTTCCACGTGTTCGACCATTACGGTCCGAAGGAACAGGGTTCGATCGCCAAGCGCCAGAACGGCGTGATGATCGCCAATGCTCCGGGTGCCACCCCGGCGTACTCCCTGGGCCCGCTGCAGGAACGCGGCAAGCTGTTCGCTGCTGAAGGCGACAACGTGTATGAAGGCCAGCTGGTCGGCATCCACTCCAAGGACAACGACCTGACCGTCAACGCGATCAAGACCAAGCCGCTGACCAACATGCGCGCTTCGGGCAAGGACGATGCGATCCAGCTGACCCCGGCGATCAAGTACTCGCTGGAGCAGGCCCTGGACTTCATCGAAGACGACGAGCTGGTCGAGATCACCCCGAAGGAAATCCGCCTGCGCAAGAAGGGCCTGACCGAAAGCGACCGCAAGAAGGCATCGCGCGGCGGCTGA